Proteins from one Leptospira bourretii genomic window:
- a CDS encoding glycosyltransferase family 2 protein, with translation MPKVSVIMPAYNAVSYLEESVKSLLDQSFKDWELLLVDDCSKDETAILAKKIAANDPRIRFVQKEKNSGSADTRNTGIDLATGEYIAFLDADDLWEPEFLEKMIPFMEKNGSPFSFASYRIIDENGFEFCEPFLVKSKSYSYSDLLHYNRVGLLTAIYHVPSVGKKYFDPSLKSLRDDYALWLDIVREGKVAFANSEVLARYRVRRGAATSNKKKVMLAHFRMLKNREKLPFLYALILTLIHGLLGLRKYKTK, from the coding sequence ATGCCTAAAGTTTCTGTCATCATGCCCGCTTATAACGCAGTTTCTTATCTGGAAGAATCTGTAAAATCTTTGTTAGATCAAAGTTTTAAGGATTGGGAACTATTACTCGTTGATGATTGTTCTAAGGACGAAACGGCAATTCTTGCTAAAAAAATTGCCGCAAACGATCCACGAATTCGTTTTGTACAAAAGGAAAAGAACTCCGGTTCTGCGGATACTCGTAACACCGGGATCGATTTGGCAACGGGTGAATACATTGCATTTTTAGATGCCGACGACCTCTGGGAACCTGAATTTTTGGAAAAGATGATTCCTTTTATGGAGAAAAATGGTTCTCCATTTTCATTTGCCTCGTATCGAATCATTGATGAAAATGGATTCGAATTTTGTGAACCGTTTTTAGTAAAATCGAAATCATATTCCTATTCTGATTTGTTGCATTACAACCGAGTTGGTTTACTTACTGCCATTTATCATGTTCCTAGTGTTGGTAAAAAATATTTTGATCCTTCCCTAAAAAGCCTAAGGGACGATTATGCACTTTGGCTTGATATAGTAAGAGAAGGGAAAGTAGCCTTTGCCAATTCTGAGGTTTTAGCTAGATACCGGGTTCGACGTGGTGCGGCAACATCTAACAAGAAAAAAGTGATGCTTGCCCATTTTAGAATGTTAAAAAACAGAGAAAAACTTCCTTTTCTTTATGCATTGATTCTGACTCTAATCCATGGACTGCTTGGTTTGCGAAAATACAAAACCAAATAA
- the glf gene encoding UDP-galactopyranose mutase codes for MKKILIVGAGFSGAVIANTLAKTGEYYIDVIDERNHIGGNCHTERDPKTDVMVHQYGPHIFHTSNEKVWNYVNSFGTFRPFVNRVKSIYMGQVYSMPINLHTINQFFGKTFGPEEAKNWIKSKGDSSIDDPKTFEDQAKKFVGEELYKAFFYGYTKKQWGTEPRNLPASILKRLPVRFNYDDNYYNDIYQGIPEDGYSAIIQKMLDHPNIKIQLEKRFLGESDQSSGYDHIFYTGPIDAYFSFRHGRLGYRTVYFKEHRTEGDFQGNPVINYADEKVPYTRVHEHKHFTPWESHSKTIYFEEYSKETDEDDIPYYPKRLDEDMKILEEYELEVSRLSNVTFLGRLATYRYLDMHHIIEEALDCAEKFINKQS; via the coding sequence ATGAAGAAAATACTGATCGTTGGTGCTGGTTTCTCTGGTGCTGTTATTGCCAATACCCTTGCTAAAACGGGTGAATATTATATCGATGTGATTGATGAGAGAAATCATATCGGTGGAAATTGTCATACCGAACGTGATCCAAAAACAGATGTAATGGTCCACCAATATGGGCCTCATATTTTCCATACGAGTAATGAAAAAGTCTGGAACTATGTTAATTCTTTTGGGACATTTCGTCCATTTGTCAATCGAGTGAAATCGATTTATATGGGCCAGGTTTATTCTATGCCTATCAATTTACATACCATCAATCAATTTTTTGGAAAGACATTTGGCCCGGAAGAAGCAAAAAATTGGATCAAATCCAAAGGTGATTCATCAATCGATGATCCCAAAACTTTTGAGGACCAAGCAAAAAAGTTTGTTGGTGAAGAATTATACAAAGCTTTTTTTTACGGATATACAAAGAAACAATGGGGTACGGAACCTCGGAACTTGCCGGCATCGATTTTAAAAAGACTTCCGGTTCGTTTTAATTATGATGATAATTACTATAATGATATATATCAAGGGATTCCTGAAGATGGATACTCGGCGATCATACAGAAGATGTTGGATCATCCAAATATAAAGATTCAATTGGAAAAACGTTTTTTGGGCGAGTCTGATCAAAGCTCAGGATATGACCATATATTTTACACTGGTCCCATTGATGCCTATTTTTCATTTCGACATGGTCGATTGGGATACCGGACAGTATATTTTAAAGAACACCGAACCGAGGGAGATTTCCAAGGAAATCCCGTGATCAATTATGCTGATGAAAAAGTCCCTTACACTCGAGTGCACGAACACAAACATTTTACTCCCTGGGAATCACATTCCAAAACCATCTATTTTGAGGAATACAGTAAAGAAACGGATGAAGACGACATCCCATACTATCCGAAACGTTTAGATGAAGATATGAAAATTCTAGAAGAGTATGAATTAGAAGTTTCTCGTTTATCGAACGTTACATTTCTTGGTCGATTGGCAACCTACCGGTATTTGGATATGCACCATATCATTGAGGAAGCGCTCGATTGTGCTGAAAAATTTATTAACAAACAATCTTAA
- a CDS encoding glycosyltransferase family 2 protein — protein MNYKKPVVSIITVVRNAEDTILRTIHSALSQKNVSFEVLVWDGLSTDRTVEKLESVRDQIRFYSGKDSGVYDAMNQSLPLAKGEWILFLNADDYFLDEHALEKLVSKTYDKNCDYVCGFASMLFGLKVWRPKTLTDFDFFVGNPSNHQAYLCKKTVYSRLGGFDIQYRYSADVDFMFRVIKNGYQGQIVNESVVHYSLGGLSTKNVSRGVSELEEIMAKFLNSDVEFARECRLVFHEGKIHSQRFIERLTSLRWTDSQWKQIVSFLGSKYNLESTPFLLRAVSAIRTRLLVLLKVIIFLILRILPNRVL, from the coding sequence ATGAATTATAAAAAACCAGTCGTATCGATTATTACAGTCGTTCGCAATGCCGAAGATACGATACTTAGAACCATTCATTCCGCTTTATCTCAAAAGAATGTTAGTTTCGAAGTTCTTGTCTGGGACGGGTTGAGTACGGACCGAACGGTAGAGAAGTTGGAATCTGTCAGAGATCAAATTCGTTTTTACTCGGGAAAGGATTCTGGGGTATACGATGCAATGAATCAAAGTTTACCTTTGGCCAAAGGTGAATGGATTCTTTTTTTAAATGCAGATGATTATTTTTTGGATGAACATGCCTTAGAAAAATTGGTAAGTAAAACTTATGACAAGAATTGTGACTACGTCTGTGGTTTTGCTAGTATGTTGTTTGGACTTAAGGTCTGGAGACCAAAAACTTTAACTGATTTTGATTTTTTTGTTGGGAATCCGTCAAATCATCAAGCTTATCTTTGTAAAAAGACTGTTTATTCTAGGTTAGGTGGATTCGATATTCAATACAGATATTCAGCAGATGTAGATTTTATGTTTCGTGTGATAAAGAATGGATATCAAGGCCAGATAGTCAATGAATCAGTTGTTCATTATTCTCTTGGTGGTCTTTCTACTAAAAATGTAAGTAGGGGAGTAAGTGAACTAGAAGAAATTATGGCTAAGTTTTTAAATTCTGATGTTGAGTTTGCACGCGAATGTCGTTTAGTTTTCCATGAAGGAAAAATTCATTCGCAAAGATTTATTGAAAGGTTAACATCTCTTCGGTGGACAGATTCGCAGTGGAAACAGATCGTTTCTTTTTTAGGATCAAAGTATAACCTTGAGTCAACACCATTTCTCCTTAGAGCCGTTTCTGCGATACGGACAAGGTTACTTGTTTTATTAAAAGTTATCATTTTTTTAATTTTAAGAATATTGCCAAATCGAGTTTTATGA
- a CDS encoding glycosyltransferase family 4 protein, whose translation MKILFDHQIFFQNKYGGISKIFLEIMRRLKERKLEFDTAVSIEEYQSGILRDPISKIQINSPSFFSIFTIYQWIRFVFRIFRQPIPDFLLKRESGIFKRSLRNQIHNIDIKVNKSLEKNQYSIFHPTYFQSYYLPSLESSKTKMVLTVYDCVHEIFPEYYGKSNFILNNRKALCESASHIICISNTTKKDLLRIYKTIPEKKVSVIYLAGDLSGEPKTPQFFSIGDYVLFVGNRADYKNFKLFLEAFDHLRKSENIHLVCAGGGSFSFSEKKWIREKKLDQFVHQIPFSSEAMLANLYRNAKVFVYPSLYEGFGIPLLEAMSVGCPVLCSDTEVFHEVAGDAAWYFDPKNVLDLESKLLHLLDSENDQKELSERGYTRAEKFSWNKCADEHIRIYQMLSEEV comes from the coding sequence ATGAAAATTCTTTTTGACCATCAAATTTTTTTTCAGAATAAGTACGGCGGAATTTCTAAGATTTTTTTAGAGATCATGCGCAGGCTGAAGGAACGAAAACTTGAGTTTGATACGGCTGTATCAATTGAGGAATATCAGTCAGGAATCTTAAGAGATCCTATATCTAAAATCCAAATCAATTCTCCCAGTTTTTTTTCAATTTTTACAATCTATCAATGGATCCGGTTTGTCTTTCGTATCTTTCGTCAGCCAATCCCGGATTTTTTATTGAAGAGGGAAAGTGGAATTTTTAAACGTAGTTTGAGAAATCAAATTCATAACATAGATATAAAAGTTAACAAATCATTAGAAAAAAATCAGTATTCTATCTTTCATCCTACATATTTTCAAAGTTACTATTTACCAAGTTTAGAAAGTAGTAAAACGAAAATGGTTCTTACCGTTTACGATTGTGTGCATGAAATTTTTCCTGAATATTATGGAAAGTCTAATTTCATTTTAAACAACCGGAAGGCCTTGTGTGAATCTGCTTCTCATATTATTTGTATCTCTAATACGACAAAAAAAGATTTATTAAGAATTTATAAAACTATCCCTGAAAAGAAAGTTTCTGTCATTTATCTGGCAGGAGATCTTTCTGGGGAACCAAAAACACCTCAGTTTTTTTCGATTGGCGATTACGTATTGTTCGTTGGAAATCGTGCTGATTATAAAAATTTCAAATTGTTTTTAGAGGCTTTTGATCATCTAAGAAAATCAGAAAATATTCATTTGGTTTGTGCCGGCGGTGGCAGTTTTTCATTCTCTGAAAAAAAATGGATTCGAGAAAAAAAATTGGATCAGTTTGTTCATCAGATTCCATTTAGTTCCGAGGCAATGCTTGCAAATTTGTATCGAAATGCAAAAGTATTTGTTTATCCTTCGTTGTATGAAGGATTCGGGATTCCACTACTCGAAGCAATGTCGGTGGGGTGTCCCGTTCTCTGTAGCGATACTGAGGTTTTTCATGAGGTTGCCGGTGATGCCGCTTGGTATTTTGATCCGAAAAACGTTTTGGATCTAGAATCCAAACTTTTGCATTTACTCGATTCTGAGAATGATCAGAAGGAATTGTCGGAGAGAGGGTATACACGAGCAGAGAAATTTTCTTGGAACAAATGTGCCGATGAACATATTCGAATTTACCAAATGCTCAGTGAAGAAGTATGA
- a CDS encoding glycosyltransferase family 4 protein: MKLIFDVSVLAWSVRSHKAKTGIFRVIENLLFQFLNDQDIDLYLSSIHGNFNDLKEYLKNNKINLPSTHLFIPQSSNRFKDKLFQTYLWIYQQLDRKNSSSISAFLIFLYICVSHPVLVLFGLYRYLYPIPKNYLSNQFVFHSTFLPIPKYIQNSKVRKVITIYDLISIKYPEFFVGNKDDVVWKLIRNLTPDTNIITISEHSKADLLNANLGLSNKQITVTPLAASNFFYRVDSEIKLENDLSQFDLNYGDYVLSVGTLEPRKNLKSTIRAFLQLPSLKKNPKLKLVLLGGKGWGDNLEEIAGEYPGLFHERIVFLGFVPDEKLASIYSGAKFFVYLSFYEGFGLPPLEAMQCGLPVLVSNVSSLPEVVGDSGLYADPYDQRSIVTAMEKMIGDSEFRFSLSLRALERAKNFSWEETARLTKKAYLNSNENSF; encoded by the coding sequence TTGAAGCTTATCTTTGATGTATCTGTTCTTGCTTGGTCTGTTCGGAGTCATAAGGCCAAAACAGGAATCTTTCGCGTCATAGAAAACTTATTATTTCAGTTCCTGAATGATCAAGATATTGACTTATATCTTAGTTCGATTCATGGAAATTTCAATGATTTAAAAGAATACTTAAAAAACAATAAAATCAATCTTCCTTCCACTCATCTTTTTATCCCTCAATCTTCCAATCGATTTAAGGATAAATTATTTCAAACTTATCTTTGGATCTACCAGCAATTAGATCGAAAAAATTCTTCCAGTATTTCTGCTTTTCTAATTTTTTTATACATATGTGTGAGTCATCCAGTTTTAGTTCTGTTTGGGCTTTACCGTTATCTCTATCCGATTCCAAAGAATTATCTTTCTAACCAGTTTGTTTTCCATAGCACATTTTTGCCGATTCCGAAATACATTCAAAATTCAAAAGTTCGGAAAGTCATTACCATCTATGATTTAATTTCTATTAAATATCCTGAGTTCTTTGTTGGTAATAAAGATGATGTTGTCTGGAAACTAATCCGGAATTTAACTCCGGATACGAATATCATTACAATTTCAGAACATAGTAAAGCAGATCTGTTGAATGCAAATTTGGGACTGTCAAATAAACAGATCACTGTAACTCCTCTTGCTGCCTCTAATTTTTTTTATCGAGTTGATTCAGAAATCAAGTTAGAAAATGATTTAAGCCAGTTTGATTTAAATTACGGTGATTATGTTTTGAGTGTTGGCACGCTTGAGCCAAGAAAGAATTTGAAATCAACCATCCGAGCCTTTCTTCAGTTACCGAGTTTAAAAAAGAATCCCAAATTAAAATTGGTCTTGTTAGGTGGAAAAGGGTGGGGAGATAATTTAGAAGAAATCGCTGGAGAGTATCCGGGACTATTCCATGAGAGAATCGTGTTTCTTGGATTTGTTCCAGATGAAAAGCTAGCATCAATTTATTCTGGAGCCAAATTTTTTGTTTATCTTTCCTTTTATGAAGGTTTTGGATTACCGCCACTAGAAGCAATGCAGTGTGGGTTACCAGTTCTTGTATCCAATGTTTCGTCTTTACCAGAGGTAGTTGGCGATTCTGGATTGTATGCAGATCCATATGACCAAAGATCTATTGTCACCGCTATGGAAAAAATGATTGGTGACAGCGAGTTTCGATTCTCTTTGTCCCTTCGTGCCCTTGAGAGAGCTAAGAATTTTTCTTGGGAAGAAACAGCAAGGTTAACAAAAAAAGCTTATTTAAATTCAAATGAAAATTCTTTTTGA
- a CDS encoding glycosyltransferase family 2 protein produces the protein MEIAQEQIITIVTPSYNQGEFLDRTLNSIITQSGPFYIDLIVMDGGSKDNSVGIIEKYANLIHSGELSGRFEELSFRTLKDQGIKKTNCLGISYRWVSEKDNGQTHAINKGWKLAVGSIIAWLNSDDIYLPNALNKAYQTLKEREEIGLFGIGLHIDKEDKLIEFYPIEPYSFERLIDYCIICQPTVFLKREVLSSVGFLNESLGFCMDYEFWLRIAKKNSFFFLAEVLACTRIHENTKTSQNLKVHSEIIQMQKRVVGKTSKHWLFHYANYRLTDQFPIIRGSILLKVMIRIHSFCLGIVYR, from the coding sequence ATGGAAATAGCTCAAGAACAAATTATCACAATTGTCACACCTTCCTATAACCAAGGTGAGTTTTTAGATCGAACATTAAATTCGATCATAACGCAATCAGGTCCGTTTTACATTGATTTGATTGTGATGGATGGCGGTTCCAAAGATAACTCTGTTGGTATCATCGAGAAATATGCAAATCTGATTCACTCAGGTGAATTGAGTGGACGGTTTGAGGAACTTTCATTTCGAACTTTAAAAGACCAGGGAATTAAAAAAACAAATTGCCTGGGAATTAGTTATCGGTGGGTCTCTGAGAAAGACAACGGACAAACACATGCCATCAACAAAGGATGGAAGTTAGCAGTAGGATCAATTATTGCTTGGTTAAACTCAGATGACATTTATCTTCCGAATGCTCTAAACAAGGCATACCAAACTTTGAAAGAAAGAGAGGAAATTGGACTTTTTGGGATTGGACTACATATTGATAAAGAAGATAAACTAATTGAATTTTATCCTATTGAACCATATTCGTTTGAAAGGTTGATCGACTATTGTATCATTTGCCAACCTACTGTATTTTTAAAAAGAGAAGTCTTGTCTTCTGTAGGTTTTTTGAATGAGTCACTTGGATTCTGTATGGACTATGAGTTTTGGCTTCGCATCGCAAAAAAGAATTCATTTTTCTTTTTGGCTGAAGTGTTGGCCTGTACGAGAATACATGAAAATACGAAGACCAGCCAGAATTTAAAAGTCCATAGCGAAATCATTCAAATGCAAAAGAGGGTGGTAGGGAAAACATCAAAACACTGGTTGTTTCATTATGCAAATTACCGTTTGACTGACCAATTTCCGATCATTCGGGGAAGTATTCTTTTGAAAGTAATGATTCGAATTCATAGTTTTTGTCTTGGAATTGTATATAGGTAA
- a CDS encoding phosphoglycerate dehydrogenase — MKSIANIFVSTYPFGKFDSLPLDLLDRSGLSYTINPLNRKLTSEEVSDLAKDSVGIIAGTENLQLLVNRSKNLQFISRVGIGLDSVPLRLCREKGIKVSYTPDAVTLAVSELVMGMMITLPRQVAWADRQLRRGDWTRPVGISIKSAKIGIVGLGRVGFSIAKMLTAFSPTKVYICDILDKSNEIEFLRSMGLVIEQVPLDFLLESSDIVSIHVPLTSLTRNLIKDRELDLMKKTSYLINFSRGGIVNEEMIYNRLKNFGLAGMAVDVYEKEPYKGKLRELENVVLTQHMGSCSFDCRLAMESQATEELIRFFQSKSLLNEVPEFEFENSEF; from the coding sequence ATGAAATCAATTGCAAACATCTTTGTATCAACCTATCCCTTTGGAAAGTTCGATTCTTTGCCGCTTGATTTATTGGATCGATCTGGACTTAGTTATACCATAAATCCATTGAATCGAAAACTGACATCCGAAGAAGTTTCTGATTTAGCCAAGGATTCAGTAGGAATCATTGCTGGAACGGAAAATTTGCAATTGTTAGTCAATCGTTCTAAAAATTTACAATTTATCTCTAGAGTGGGAATTGGATTAGATTCAGTTCCGTTGAGATTGTGTCGGGAAAAGGGTATTAAAGTTTCATACACACCTGATGCGGTTACCCTAGCGGTATCTGAATTGGTGATGGGAATGATGATTACTTTGCCACGGCAAGTTGCTTGGGCGGACCGGCAGTTACGAAGGGGAGATTGGACTCGTCCAGTAGGAATCAGTATCAAATCGGCAAAGATTGGTATTGTTGGACTTGGTAGAGTTGGATTTAGCATTGCAAAGATGCTGACAGCTTTTTCCCCAACAAAAGTTTATATCTGTGATATCTTAGATAAATCAAACGAAATAGAATTTTTAAGGTCCATGGGTTTAGTGATCGAACAAGTCCCGTTGGATTTTCTTTTAGAATCTTCTGATATTGTCAGCATTCATGTACCGTTAACCTCTCTGACACGAAATTTGATTAAAGATCGGGAACTCGATCTTATGAAAAAAACATCTTATTTGATTAACTTTTCTAGAGGTGGAATCGTTAATGAAGAAATGATATACAATCGGTTAAAGAATTTTGGACTTGCTGGAATGGCAGTTGATGTATATGAAAAAGAACCTTACAAAGGGAAGTTGAGAGAATTAGAAAATGTTGTTTTGACTCAACATATGGGTTCCTGCTCCTTTGATTGTCGGTTGGCGATGGAGAGCCAGGCTACCGAAGAATTAATTCGTTTTTTTCAATCAAAATCTTTATTAAATGAAGTTCCTGAATTTGAGTTCGAAAATTCGGAGTTTTGA
- a CDS encoding alginate O-acetyltransferase AlgX-related protein, which translates to MKKLVIKLTILILVFPFFNLVFKVISDINPTDKNKEITFVSILDAPSKEKFQLIENYLERNFPLRNWLIQKYNYFLWFVLDSSPKRRVVKGNDNWIFVFLGKGSNGRDYSFDEKEFLEYRNGLDRMNSFCIKNNILFYTAVVPEKFNIYSEYLKVQDKATIKRDKYFRIYDDTVRNKRRTVFFHEELYNAKSRNKVYYKTDTHWNENGAFVASKKLVSVIKQDFPAVQVLNENDFDILHRESSGKDIGDFLSLTRYLKDEEFLYLPKKKSGDRPNKLRILVIHDSYFYSMKSFFDLSFFQVDTFNFVQNETTEALQELLKHKPDIVLFITLERHIGNFDQRIYGIF; encoded by the coding sequence ATGAAAAAATTAGTAATTAAACTAACAATCCTTATATTAGTTTTTCCGTTTTTTAATCTGGTTTTTAAAGTAATCAGTGATATAAATCCAACAGACAAAAATAAAGAAATTACTTTTGTTTCTATTTTAGATGCCCCATCCAAGGAGAAATTCCAACTAATAGAAAACTATTTGGAAAGAAATTTTCCATTACGTAACTGGTTAATTCAGAAATATAACTACTTTCTTTGGTTTGTATTAGATTCTTCGCCCAAACGTAGAGTTGTTAAAGGTAACGATAATTGGATTTTTGTTTTTTTAGGGAAAGGTTCAAACGGTAGGGATTATTCTTTTGATGAAAAGGAGTTTTTGGAATACAGGAATGGTTTAGACCGCATGAATTCTTTCTGTATAAAAAATAATATTCTTTTTTATACAGCCGTCGTCCCTGAAAAATTTAATATATATTCTGAATACCTGAAAGTGCAGGATAAGGCAACGATAAAGAGAGATAAATATTTTAGGATTTACGACGATACTGTTCGGAATAAGAGGCGAACGGTTTTTTTTCATGAAGAATTATATAATGCAAAGTCAAGGAATAAAGTTTATTATAAAACAGATACTCATTGGAATGAAAATGGTGCTTTCGTTGCTTCGAAAAAGTTAGTTTCCGTAATAAAACAGGATTTTCCTGCAGTGCAAGTTTTGAATGAGAATGATTTTGATATTCTTCATCGAGAATCAAGTGGAAAGGATATTGGTGATTTTTTATCTTTGACTAGGTATCTGAAAGATGAAGAATTTTTATATTTGCCAAAAAAGAAATCTGGCGATCGTCCGAACAAATTACGAATACTGGTGATTCACGATTCCTATTTTTATTCCATGAAGTCCTTCTTTGACTTAAGTTTTTTTCAAGTAGACACCTTCAATTTTGTACAAAATGAAACTACTGAAGCATTGCAAGAATTACTAAAACACAAACCTGATATTGTCTTATTCATTACTTTGGAAAGGCATATAGGTAATTTTGACCAAAGGATTTACGGAATTTTTTAG